In the Sediminibacter sp. Hel_I_10 genome, one interval contains:
- a CDS encoding thymidine kinase, whose translation MFLENTVNHKEQFGWIEVICGSMFSGKTEELIRRLKRAKFARQKVEIFKPTIDVRYDEDLVVSHDANEIRSTPVPAAANIPILADGCDVVGIDEAQFFDDEIVRVCNDLANKGVRVIVAGLDMDFKGNPFGPMPNLMATAEYVTKVHAICTRTGNLAQYSYRKATSEALVLLGEVDEYEPLSRAAFYKAMIRDKTRNMKVNEPEELSSKDPNPDA comes from the coding sequence ATGTTTCTCGAAAATACAGTAAATCACAAAGAACAATTTGGATGGATCGAAGTCATCTGCGGCTCTATGTTTTCTGGAAAAACTGAAGAGTTGATCCGAAGACTGAAGCGGGCTAAATTTGCGCGTCAAAAAGTGGAAATTTTTAAACCCACTATAGACGTGCGATATGACGAGGACTTAGTGGTCTCTCACGATGCCAACGAAATTAGATCGACACCAGTACCTGCAGCTGCCAATATCCCCATTTTAGCCGATGGTTGCGACGTTGTGGGTATAGATGAAGCTCAATTTTTTGATGATGAAATCGTTAGGGTTTGCAATGATCTTGCAAACAAAGGCGTTCGTGTTATTGTTGCTGGTCTAGATATGGACTTTAAAGGCAACCCTTTTGGACCAATGCCTAACCTTATGGCCACTGCAGAATATGTGACAAAGGTGCACGCCATTTGCACAAGAACAGGAAATTTAGCTCAGTATAGCTATAGAAAAGCAACCAGCGAAGCTTTAGTATTACTAGGTGAAGTAGATGAATACGAACCCTTGAGCAGAGCTGCATTTTATAAAGCGATGATACGGGATAAAACGCGAAACATGAAGGTCAACGAACCTGAAGAACTTTCTTCAAAAGATCCAAACCCAGATGCCTAA
- the rsmI gene encoding 16S rRNA (cytidine(1402)-2'-O)-methyltransferase, whose protein sequence is MAKLYIVPTPIGNLKDMTFRAVEILKEVDLILAEDTRTSGKLLKHYEIGTQMHSHHMHNEHRMVDNLVQKIANGMTIALISDAGTPAISDPGYLLTRACVEHNIEVECLPGATAFVPALVNSGLPNDKFVFEGFLPVKKGRQTRLLLLAEEPRTIIFYESPHKLIKTLTHFCEYFGEDRPLSVSRELTKLYEENIRGTAKEVLEHYTNKPPKGEIVIIVGGKKG, encoded by the coding sequence ATGGCCAAACTCTACATTGTACCGACGCCTATCGGAAATTTAAAAGACATGACCTTTCGTGCCGTTGAAATTCTAAAGGAAGTCGATTTGATTTTAGCTGAAGATACGCGCACTAGCGGAAAACTTCTCAAACATTACGAAATTGGAACGCAGATGCACAGTCACCACATGCATAACGAACACCGTATGGTAGATAATCTTGTGCAAAAAATAGCTAACGGGATGACTATTGCCTTGATAAGTGATGCCGGTACTCCTGCCATTTCAGATCCTGGATATTTATTGACGAGAGCTTGTGTTGAGCATAACATAGAAGTAGAATGTTTACCCGGAGCTACCGCATTTGTGCCAGCCTTGGTCAATTCTGGATTGCCCAACGATAAATTTGTGTTTGAAGGATTTTTACCTGTAAAAAAGGGAAGGCAAACCCGATTATTATTACTTGCCGAAGAGCCTAGAACGATTATTTTTTACGAGAGTCCGCACAAGTTGATTAAAACACTAACTCACTTTTGCGAGTATTTTGGAGAAGATCGGCCACTTTCAGTATCTCGAGAGCTCACCAAACTTTATGAAGAAAACATCAGAGGGACCGCAAAAGAAGTCTTAGAGCATTACACCAATAAGCCACCAAAAGGAGAAATTGTCATTATAGTTGGCGGTAAAAAGGGATAG
- a CDS encoding OsmC family protein: MSDKVVTHWKGALQFESDNPSGKMLMMDASSESGGYNSGLRPKAMMLSSLAGCSGLDVVAILKKMKVKVSDFRIDTYGELTDEHPKYYHAVSVEYHFYGFELDQEKIEKAVNLSVDKYCGVMEMFRQFAKVTTSIHYHS, encoded by the coding sequence ATGTCTGATAAAGTCGTTACACATTGGAAGGGAGCCCTTCAATTTGAATCTGATAACCCATCAGGGAAAATGCTCATGATGGATGCCTCTTCAGAAAGTGGCGGATACAATTCTGGTTTAAGACCAAAGGCGATGATGTTATCGTCATTAGCAGGTTGCTCTGGGTTAGATGTGGTCGCTATATTGAAGAAAATGAAGGTGAAAGTATCTGACTTTAGAATTGATACTTACGGAGAACTTACCGATGAGCACCCTAAATATTACCATGCGGTTTCTGTAGAATATCATTTTTATGGTTTTGAGCTAGACCAAGAAAAAATTGAAAAAGCGGTGAATCTTTCTGTAGATAAATACTGTGGTGTTATGGAGATGTTTCGGCAATTTGCTAAAGTCACCACATCCATTCACTATCATAGCTAG
- the mscL gene encoding large-conductance mechanosensitive channel protein MscL: MLKEFKEFAMKGNLVDIAVAFVMGAAFNKVVSSFTGGIVSPLIGLIFSTDFKDLKYVLEEGTLNEAGELVGEVAVLYGEFLTNLLDFIIVAFVMFMIIKGINSRKKKEEPKPAAPKGPTQEELLIEIRDALKKNN, from the coding sequence ATGCTAAAAGAATTTAAGGAATTTGCCATGAAGGGCAATTTGGTTGACATTGCCGTCGCCTTTGTAATGGGCGCAGCTTTTAACAAAGTGGTTTCCTCATTTACAGGAGGTATTGTCTCTCCATTAATAGGTTTGATATTTAGCACAGATTTCAAAGACCTTAAATATGTTCTTGAAGAAGGCACCTTAAATGAAGCTGGAGAACTGGTAGGAGAAGTTGCTGTACTTTACGGTGAGTTTCTAACCAATTTATTAGATTTCATCATTGTTGCTTTTGTGATGTTCATGATCATTAAGGGCATCAATAGCAGAAAGAAAAAAGAAGAACCTAAACCAGCAGCTCCAAAAGGACCAACTCAAGAGGAGTTGCTCATAGAAATTAGAGATGCTCTCAAAAAAAATAATTAA
- a CDS encoding toxin-antitoxin system YwqK family antitoxin, whose translation MRLLLTMMTLGCLFLSCNKTQKKEDLSYTFLERNGYYIDSYNGIFIHRLNESDAIMDGYYVISNEFGKAEEFNVDKGILNGESLAFHNNNEIYSKTNYVNGKRQGEYRSYYPSGKLQKKTFYSNDILVGPTEEFFESGQLQTLSKIEDGHIVESTSYDIIGTIVSQSFEQDNRTHQQKIQNGKIAVEEITSNYDDYNAIKFFDQNGDLELFIRMKTENDDRFIIELDDKGDEIKRVNIKENPEAALKYTSYFTRQ comes from the coding sequence ATGAGACTTTTACTTACAATGATGACGTTAGGATGTCTATTCCTTTCTTGTAACAAAACTCAAAAAAAAGAAGATTTGAGTTATACCTTTCTTGAACGAAATGGCTATTACATAGATTCTTATAACGGTATTTTTATTCATAGACTGAACGAATCTGACGCTATAATGGACGGCTACTACGTGATTAGTAATGAGTTTGGCAAAGCAGAGGAATTTAATGTTGACAAAGGCATTTTAAACGGAGAAAGCCTTGCCTTTCATAACAATAATGAGATCTATTCAAAAACCAACTACGTCAATGGTAAAAGACAGGGGGAATACCGCTCATACTATCCTTCTGGAAAACTTCAAAAAAAGACATTTTATAGTAATGATATCCTTGTAGGTCCCACAGAAGAATTTTTCGAAAGTGGCCAGTTACAAACTCTATCTAAAATAGAAGATGGCCATATCGTTGAGTCTACATCTTACGATATTATTGGAACCATAGTGTCTCAAAGCTTTGAACAAGACAATAGAACACACCAACAAAAAATTCAAAACGGAAAAATAGCTGTTGAAGAAATCACCTCTAACTACGATGATTATAATGCCATAAAATTCTTTGATCAAAATGGTGATTTAGAACTTTTTATACGAATGAAAACCGAAAATGACGACCGTTTTATTATTGAGCTTGATGATAAAGGCGACGAGATAAAACGAGTTAATATTAAAGAGAACCCAGAAGCGGCTTTAAAATATACCTCTTATTTTACAAGACAATAA
- the alr gene encoding alanine racemase → MPKAQETVLEIDLKALKHNFEYIKSKLHKDTKILAVVKAFAYGSDASEIAKYLQDLQVDYFAVAYVNEGVTLRDAGIETPILVLHPQAVNFKTLIERCLEPSLYSAKILDEFLAIASKEKQNNYPVHIKFNTGLNRLGFLEKDIDSIVSKLESTTAIRAKSLFSHLAASEDLNENGFTKDQIAKFKSIYKTFTTAIGYQPMLHICNTSGVLNYPEAHLDMVRSGIGLYGFGNSESWNKDFKPVATLKSLISQIHHIEKGETVGYNRAFKSDGLKKTATIPIGHADGISRIYGNGKGKVTINGQQAPIIGNVCMDMIMVNITDIDCKEGDEVIIFGNGMSASAFAQSANTISYEILTAISQRVKRVFLT, encoded by the coding sequence ATGCCTAAAGCGCAAGAAACTGTTCTTGAAATTGACTTAAAAGCACTTAAACATAATTTTGAGTACATCAAGTCTAAACTACATAAAGACACTAAAATTTTGGCGGTGGTCAAGGCATTTGCCTATGGAAGCGATGCTAGTGAAATAGCCAAATATCTTCAAGATTTACAAGTAGATTATTTTGCTGTGGCTTACGTCAATGAAGGCGTCACATTAAGAGATGCTGGTATTGAAACACCCATCTTAGTATTACACCCACAAGCGGTTAATTTTAAGACCCTCATTGAGCGTTGCTTAGAACCCAGTTTGTATAGCGCAAAAATTTTGGATGAGTTTTTAGCGATTGCTTCCAAAGAAAAACAAAACAATTACCCAGTACACATTAAGTTCAACACTGGTCTTAACCGTTTAGGGTTTTTAGAAAAAGACATTGATAGCATCGTTTCTAAATTAGAAAGCACCACAGCCATTAGAGCGAAATCCTTATTTTCACATTTGGCGGCGAGCGAAGATTTGAATGAGAATGGCTTTACAAAAGATCAAATTGCCAAATTCAAGTCCATCTACAAAACATTTACAACAGCTATTGGTTATCAACCTATGCTCCATATTTGCAACACCTCTGGAGTTTTAAACTACCCTGAAGCACATTTAGACATGGTGAGAAGCGGGATTGGGCTGTATGGTTTTGGCAACTCTGAATCTTGGAATAAAGATTTTAAACCAGTGGCAACATTAAAGTCTCTTATTTCTCAAATTCATCATATAGAAAAAGGAGAAACCGTAGGTTACAACAGAGCTTTTAAAAGTGATGGTTTAAAAAAAACAGCCACTATCCCTATTGGTCATGCTGATGGCATTAGCAGAATTTATGGTAATGGTAAAGGCAAAGTCACCATCAACGGTCAACAAGCGCCAATTATAGGCAATGTTTGTATGGATATGATTATGGTTAATATCACAGATATTGATTGTAAAGAAGGCGATGAAGTCATCATTTTTGGCAACGGGATGAGTGCTAGTGCATTTGCTCAAAGCGCCAACACCATCTCGTATGAGATATTAACCGCGATCTCTCAACGCGTGAAACGTGTTTTTTTAACATAA
- a CDS encoding aspartate-semialdehyde dehydrogenase: MKVAVVGATGLVGEVMLKVLSERNFPVSELIPVASERSIGKTISFNGKDYKVVGLQQAISLKPDVALFSAGGSTSLEWAPKFAQAGITVIDNSSAWRMDHSKKLVVPEINADSLTKDDKIIANPNCSTIQMVMALAPLHKAYKIKRIVVSTYQSITGTGIKAVRQLENELAGIKGEMAYPYPIHQNAIPHCDVFEENGYTKEEMKLVRETQKILDDNTIAVTATAVRIPTAGGHSESVNVEFENDFDVTQVRKLLNETPGVVVQDNIDVNTYPMPIYANGKDDVFVGRIRRDGSQPNTLNLWIVSDNLRKGAATNTIQIAEYLSKKGLI; this comes from the coding sequence ATGAAAGTAGCAGTTGTAGGTGCCACCGGTTTGGTTGGCGAGGTCATGTTAAAAGTTCTTAGTGAACGTAATTTTCCGGTATCAGAATTGATTCCAGTCGCCTCAGAGCGCTCTATTGGGAAAACGATTTCTTTTAACGGCAAAGACTATAAAGTGGTAGGGCTTCAACAAGCCATAAGCTTAAAACCTGACGTTGCGCTATTTTCAGCTGGCGGAAGTACTTCCTTAGAGTGGGCTCCAAAATTTGCTCAGGCGGGTATTACGGTTATCGATAATTCTTCAGCTTGGAGAATGGACCATTCTAAAAAATTGGTGGTTCCAGAAATAAATGCAGACAGTCTTACCAAAGACGATAAGATTATCGCAAATCCAAACTGCTCTACCATACAAATGGTAATGGCATTAGCACCGCTTCATAAAGCGTATAAAATTAAGCGCATTGTTGTGTCTACCTATCAATCTATTACTGGTACGGGCATAAAGGCGGTTAGACAATTAGAAAACGAGCTCGCCGGCATTAAGGGAGAAATGGCATACCCTTACCCAATCCATCAAAATGCCATACCACACTGTGACGTTTTTGAAGAGAACGGTTATACCAAGGAAGAAATGAAATTGGTAAGAGAGACTCAAAAAATATTAGATGACAATACCATTGCCGTAACAGCAACAGCCGTTAGAATCCCAACAGCTGGTGGTCATAGCGAATCTGTAAACGTGGAGTTTGAAAATGACTTTGATGTCACTCAGGTTCGTAAATTATTAAACGAAACTCCTGGAGTTGTGGTTCAAGATAATATCGACGTTAACACGTATCCTATGCCTATTTATGCCAATGGCAAGGACGATGTTTTTGTAGGCAGAATACGTCGTGATGGTTCTCAACCAAACACACTTAACCTTTGGATTGTAAGTGATAACTTGAGAAAAGGAGCCGCTACGAATACCATTCAAATTGCGGAGTATCTTTCTAAAAAAGGACTGATTTAA
- a CDS encoding NAD(P)/FAD-dependent oxidoreductase produces the protein MKPKHYDVFIIGSGIAGQTAAKACAQSGMSVAIADKREYGGTCAIRGCDPKKVMLQFADLMQHAKQLKNLGVAETPKIDWKAVQQFKSQFTDAVPISTEKNLSELGIDLYHQSPKFISSSEIEVEGKTISAEKFVIATGYVPRTLRFEGAEFLQNSDDILNLAELPESATFIGAGYVGMEFGYMLASLGCKVTIIERGDRSLSAFDAYLVHMAEKSLAAIGVDFIFNAETISVELLNKNHRVTYRQSGKEHTLKTRVVYNTSGRVPAIDLLDLDKANIKADETGIHVNDFMQSESNPNVYACGDVSNKSLPLTPLSGLQGFIAGHNLIHGNEKSFEHPLVPSIVFTHPNLASVGCSEAEATSRYKSIKIFKGDASSWYNAKKNHTDTYAYKILVNERTDQIVGAHLLSDGANESINSLALAMQNEMTVAAFKKMIFTYPSYTNDLKSMLKNLD, from the coding sequence ATGAAACCAAAACACTATGACGTCTTTATAATTGGAAGTGGAATTGCGGGTCAAACTGCAGCAAAAGCTTGTGCCCAATCTGGGATGAGCGTTGCTATAGCCGATAAAAGAGAGTATGGAGGCACATGCGCCATACGAGGTTGTGACCCAAAGAAGGTCATGCTTCAATTTGCCGACTTGATGCAACATGCCAAACAATTAAAGAACTTGGGAGTTGCCGAAACCCCAAAAATTGATTGGAAAGCCGTTCAACAATTTAAGTCCCAATTCACGGATGCCGTTCCTATTTCCACAGAAAAAAATCTTTCAGAGTTGGGTATTGATCTCTATCACCAATCGCCTAAATTTATTAGTTCTTCAGAAATAGAGGTTGAAGGTAAGACGATTTCCGCAGAAAAATTTGTGATTGCTACAGGTTATGTGCCACGAACGTTACGATTTGAAGGCGCGGAGTTCTTGCAAAACAGTGATGATATTTTAAACTTGGCGGAGCTTCCAGAGTCGGCAACATTTATTGGTGCCGGATATGTTGGGATGGAGTTTGGTTATATGCTGGCTTCCTTAGGTTGTAAGGTGACTATTATTGAGAGAGGCGATCGTTCTTTATCAGCTTTTGACGCCTATTTAGTGCATATGGCAGAAAAGAGCTTAGCCGCTATTGGTGTAGACTTTATTTTTAATGCAGAGACGATTTCCGTAGAACTTTTGAATAAAAACCATAGGGTAACCTATAGACAAAGTGGAAAAGAACATACTTTAAAAACACGCGTAGTCTACAATACCTCTGGACGCGTGCCCGCAATAGATTTATTGGATTTAGATAAGGCTAACATTAAGGCAGATGAAACCGGAATTCATGTCAACGATTTTATGCAAAGTGAGAGTAATCCAAACGTTTATGCTTGTGGTGATGTGTCAAATAAGTCACTCCCTTTAACGCCACTCTCAGGCTTACAAGGCTTTATTGCTGGGCATAATTTGATCCACGGAAATGAGAAAAGTTTTGAACATCCGTTAGTGCCTTCTATTGTATTTACGCATCCTAATTTAGCGAGTGTAGGTTGTTCTGAAGCCGAAGCAACATCAAGATATAAAAGCATTAAAATCTTTAAGGGAGATGCCTCTTCTTGGTACAATGCCAAAAAGAATCATACAGATACCTATGCTTATAAAATTTTGGTCAATGAGCGTACAGACCAAATTGTTGGCGCACACTTGTTGAGTGACGGTGCAAACGAAAGCATCAATAGTTTAGCATTAGCGATGCAAAATGAAATGACAGTAGCAGCGTTTAAGAAAATGATTTTTACTTACCCTTCCTATACAAATGATTTAAAGAGTATGCTTAAGAACTTAGATTAA
- a CDS encoding prolyl oligopeptidase family protein yields MKNLYVLSLAILTMVSCKENSTESKKDIVLNYPETKTVDTVTTYFGTEVKDPYRWLEDDRSADTEAWVKAENEVTFNYLDQIPFRKELKERLSKLWNYEKIGSPFKEGDYTYFYKNDGLQNQYVIYRYKTGEDPKTATIFLDPNTFKEDGTVSLGGTSFSKDGKILAYSISEGGSDWRKILIMNTETKEIVEDTLKDVKFSGMSWYKNEGFYYSSYDKPEGSELSAKTDQHKVFYHKLGTSQKEDQLIYGGTADQKHRYIYGNVTEDDKYLIISPRVSTSGNKLLIKDLTETSSTFKTILDHTDSDSYVIENVGSKLYIVTNLNAPNQKIVTVDASNPTPDNWVDFIPETKNVLSPSTGGGYFFTEYMVDAVSKVMQYDYDGKLIREIELPGIGSAGGFGAKKEAEDLYYSFTNYVTPGSIYKYNIKDGTSELYNKPAIDFNPEDYESKQVFYTSKDGTKVPMIITHKKGLKLNGKNPTILYGYGGFNISLTPSFSITNAVWMEQGGIYAVPNLRGGGEYGKAWHDAGTKLKKQNVFDDFIAAAEYLIDNKYTSSDYLAIRGGSNGGLLVGATMTQRPDLMKVALPAVGVLDMLRYHTFTAGAGWAYDYGTAEDDKAMFEYLKGYSPVHNVKDGVEYPATMVTTGDHDDRVVPAHSFKFAAELQAHQTGNNPVLIRIETDAGHGAGTPVSKTIEQYADIFGFTLYNMGFEVLPSKTEDKVKG; encoded by the coding sequence ATGAAAAATTTGTATGTTCTAAGCTTGGCCATCCTAACTATGGTGTCCTGCAAAGAGAATTCCACAGAATCTAAAAAAGACATTGTGCTCAATTATCCTGAAACCAAAACCGTTGATACGGTTACCACTTACTTCGGAACAGAAGTCAAAGACCCTTATCGCTGGTTAGAAGATGACCGCAGTGCAGATACTGAGGCTTGGGTAAAAGCCGAAAACGAAGTGACCTTTAACTATTTGGATCAAATTCCTTTTAGAAAAGAACTTAAAGAACGCCTCTCTAAATTATGGAATTACGAGAAAATAGGATCGCCCTTTAAAGAAGGAGATTATACGTACTTCTATAAAAACGACGGACTTCAAAATCAGTATGTGATCTATCGCTACAAAACGGGAGAAGATCCAAAAACCGCAACCATCTTTTTAGACCCAAATACCTTTAAAGAAGATGGCACCGTCTCTCTTGGTGGTACAAGCTTTTCTAAAGACGGCAAAATTTTAGCGTATTCCATTTCTGAAGGTGGAAGTGATTGGAGAAAAATTCTAATCATGAATACAGAAACCAAGGAAATTGTGGAAGACACTTTAAAAGACGTCAAGTTTAGCGGCATGTCTTGGTATAAAAATGAAGGGTTTTATTATTCTAGTTACGATAAACCAGAGGGTAGCGAGTTGTCTGCAAAAACGGACCAGCACAAAGTTTTTTATCATAAATTGGGAACCTCTCAAAAAGAGGATCAATTAATTTACGGCGGAACTGCAGATCAAAAACACCGCTATATCTACGGAAATGTAACCGAAGATGATAAGTATTTAATAATTTCACCAAGAGTTTCCACTTCCGGCAACAAACTATTGATCAAGGATTTAACAGAGACCAGTAGCACATTCAAAACCATTTTAGATCATACCGATAGTGATAGTTACGTTATTGAAAATGTAGGGTCTAAACTTTATATTGTCACCAACCTCAACGCACCAAATCAAAAAATCGTAACCGTTGATGCCTCTAACCCTACTCCAGACAATTGGGTAGATTTTATTCCAGAGACTAAAAATGTATTAAGCCCATCCACGGGAGGTGGCTATTTTTTTACCGAGTATATGGTAGATGCCGTTTCAAAAGTGATGCAGTATGATTACGACGGAAAACTCATTCGCGAAATAGAGCTACCTGGCATTGGTAGTGCAGGTGGTTTTGGAGCTAAGAAAGAGGCTGAAGACCTGTATTATTCATTCACCAACTATGTAACACCCGGAAGCATTTACAAATACAATATTAAAGACGGCACTTCAGAATTATATAACAAGCCGGCTATAGATTTCAATCCTGAAGACTATGAGAGTAAGCAGGTTTTTTACACGTCAAAAGATGGCACCAAAGTGCCTATGATCATTACTCATAAAAAAGGCTTAAAACTCAACGGGAAAAACCCAACGATTCTTTATGGTTACGGTGGTTTCAATATTAGCCTAACCCCTTCCTTTAGTATTACCAATGCAGTTTGGATGGAACAAGGCGGTATTTACGCAGTACCAAACCTTCGTGGTGGTGGCGAATATGGAAAAGCTTGGCACGATGCCGGTACCAAATTGAAAAAGCAAAATGTATTTGATGATTTTATTGCTGCGGCCGAATACCTTATAGACAACAAGTACACCTCATCAGATTATTTAGCCATTAGAGGCGGATCTAATGGCGGACTTCTAGTTGGTGCCACCATGACCCAACGTCCAGACTTAATGAAAGTAGCCTTACCAGCAGTTGGTGTTCTAGACATGCTACGTTACCATACATTTACCGCTGGAGCAGGTTGGGCCTATGATTATGGCACTGCTGAAGATGATAAAGCCATGTTTGAATACCTTAAAGGTTATTCCCCTGTTCATAATGTAAAAGATGGTGTAGAATACCCTGCCACAATGGTCACTACAGGAGATCATGATGACCGTGTGGTGCCCGCTCACAGTTTTAAATTTGCTGCAGAATTACAAGCACATCAAACAGGGAACAATCCTGTTTTAATTAGAATAGAAACCGATGCTGGCCATGGCGCCGGAACACCGGTAAGCAAAACCATTGAACAATATGCCGATATTTTTGGTTTCACACTTTATAATATGGGTTTTGAAGTATTACCAAGCAAGACCGAGGATAAGGTAAAGGGATAA
- a CDS encoding carboxymuconolactone decarboxylase family protein → MALVPPLSAAHDPETKELATFFNETLGFCPNSVLTMQRRPAISKAFINLNKAVMANEGRVTSALKRMIAWVSSNAIGCRYCQAHAIRAAERYGANQEQLDHIWDYRTHAAFSPAERAALDFSLAASQVPNGVNAEIKDRLYEHWDEGEIVEMLGVISLFGYLNRWNDSMGTDMEPGAIESGHHYLGKHGFEVGKHDGSSY, encoded by the coding sequence ATGGCATTAGTACCTCCTTTAAGTGCAGCACATGATCCAGAAACAAAAGAACTTGCAACGTTTTTCAATGAGACGCTTGGGTTTTGTCCAAATTCGGTATTGACCATGCAACGCCGACCAGCGATTTCTAAAGCATTTATCAATTTGAATAAAGCAGTTATGGCCAATGAAGGCCGGGTAACCTCTGCTTTAAAACGAATGATCGCTTGGGTAAGCAGTAATGCCATAGGTTGCCGCTATTGCCAAGCTCATGCCATACGTGCCGCAGAGCGCTATGGTGCAAACCAAGAACAGTTAGACCATATTTGGGACTATAGAACACATGCTGCATTTTCTCCGGCCGAGCGGGCTGCACTAGATTTTAGTTTAGCGGCTTCACAAGTTCCTAATGGCGTAAATGCCGAAATTAAAGACCGACTTTATGAGCATTGGGATGAAGGCGAAATTGTAGAGATGCTGGGAGTCATCTCATTATTTGGATATCTCAACCGTTGGAATGATTCTATGGGTACCGATATGGAACCAGGCGCTATTGAAAGTGGACACCACTATTTAGGCAAACATGGGTTTGAGGTTGGTAAACATGATGGTTCAAGCTATTGA
- a CDS encoding uracil-DNA glycosylase family protein — protein MQDLLHDIRQCRICESHLPLGPKPIVEADSKSKIVLLSQAPGRVAHQSGIAWDDAGGKRLREWLGVSWDTFYNPTNFAIMPMGFCYPGKGKSGDLPPRPECAPQWHNPLWKQLEQVELIILIGMYAQKQYLKKDAKRTLTDNVAHYKDYLPKYFPLPHPSPRNRFWLSKNPWFEAQVLDDLKTQVHKLIAPN, from the coding sequence ATGCAGGATTTACTTCATGACATTAGGCAATGCCGTATTTGCGAAAGTCATTTGCCACTAGGTCCAAAACCTATTGTTGAGGCAGACTCAAAATCTAAAATTGTTTTATTAAGTCAGGCACCTGGGCGCGTGGCTCATCAATCGGGCATCGCATGGGATGATGCTGGAGGAAAGCGTCTTCGAGAATGGCTTGGTGTTTCTTGGGACACGTTTTACAATCCAACAAATTTCGCCATTATGCCCATGGGATTTTGTTATCCGGGAAAAGGCAAAAGTGGTGATTTGCCACCAAGGCCAGAATGCGCACCCCAATGGCACAACCCACTATGGAAGCAACTAGAACAGGTAGAGCTCATTATCTTGATTGGCATGTATGCGCAAAAGCAGTATTTAAAGAAGGATGCTAAACGCACTTTGACAGATAACGTGGCGCATTACAAAGATTATTTGCCAAAATATTTTCCGTTGCCGCATCCAAGCCCTAGAAATCGATTTTGGTTGAGTAAAAATCCATGGTTTGAGGCTCAGGTTTTAGATGACTTGAAAACGCAAGTTCACAAATTAATTGCGCCAAATTAG